A region of the Acinetobacter defluvii genome:
CCTTTCAAATTATGCCACGTTTAGCAGACCGCTCTGTGGTGATTCGCCCTGTCGACCCAATTTATATTCCCGCAGGACAACGAGGAACCTTATATATCAGCACACCGCTTTGGGTATCAGGTTTTGTACAAGCGCAAAAAGAACCGTTATTTGATATTCCTGTGATTTTACCCAAAGACACTTGGTTTGGACCTGACCATCGTAATGGTGAAATGTGCTATGCCACTTCTGTGGATGGTCGTACTGAACTCAACTTATTGCGCCCCCGTGCCTTTCGTGCCGTGACCCCAATTGATTTTCATAATATTAGTCATCATCAATTGCGTTTTGATCGAATGAATGTCCCTGTTCCTGCACTACCTTTATTTTATAGTGAAAGTACAGGACGTCTTTGGACCTCCCAAATCAAAGTTATTTATGAAGGCGATGATCGTCCTGCACGCGTTAAAATTGAGAGTCGCACCCCACCTTTAGCCGGTGAGGTTAGCTATGTACATCCTCCACGCGCGCCAGGCGGTGCATTATTTAATATGTTTGATTCATTTTTTTAATGGGATGAGGTAATTATGTATGGCTGAATCCAATATTCCCAAAGACATTGTAAATAGCTTAAAAAGCATTTTCACCAATATTAATGTTGATCGTGTAAGTGAAATCGCTGTGGCTATCGCATTATGTTTTGTCGGTTTTATCTTAGCACGTGTGGTATCCAATACATTTATCCGTACTATTGGTTTTCGCTTTAATGCCCATCAACGCTTAGTATGGCGACGTGGTATTTTTTACTTTATTTTCATGATCTTTATCATGGCGAGTTTAAAAGAAGCTGGCTTCAAACTGAGCGTGTTCTTAGGGGCGGCAGGGATTTTAACGGTTGCTTTGGGTTTTGCTTCACAAACTTCAGCATCTAACTTAATTAGTGGTCTATTTTTGATTGGTGAAGGTTCTTTTGAGGTCGGGGATACCATTCAAATCACTTTAATTCGTGGGCATACCATTGAAGGTGAAGTTATTTCCATTGATTTATTGTCTGTTAAATTATTAACCATGGATAATGTCTATGTACGTTTACCGAATGAGCAATTGATTCGAGCGCCTGTACATAATCTGTCAAAATTTCCGATTCGACGTCTCTCCATTACAGTAGCCATTAATTTTAATGAAGACATCAATAAGGTGCGTGAGGTTTTAATTAATGTTGCGAATGCTTATCCACTGGTTTTGGCAGATCCTAAACCGCGTGTGACTGTGTCAGCTTTTGGTGAGTCTTCTATCGAAATTCTTTTTGCGTTGTGGTGTAAGCAAAGTAACTATTTACAAGTAAAAGATGAAATTCATGAATTGATTCGTAACCGTTTTGTTGAGCGTCATATTGAAATTCCTGTGCCGAAAATTGGTTTTGTAGATCGACCTGATACGCATGTGACTAGCACCAGAGATGAAGATGTTGATACCTATGCCAATGAACAAGAAGTGAAATTAGAGAAAAAACAAGACAAACGATTATGATGATGGATAACAAGTAAAATAGAGAATTTATTAAAATCCTTCCTCTTATCGAGCAATGTG
Encoded here:
- a CDS encoding mechanosensitive ion channel family protein → MAESNIPKDIVNSLKSIFTNINVDRVSEIAVAIALCFVGFILARVVSNTFIRTIGFRFNAHQRLVWRRGIFYFIFMIFIMASLKEAGFKLSVFLGAAGILTVALGFASQTSASNLISGLFLIGEGSFEVGDTIQITLIRGHTIEGEVISIDLLSVKLLTMDNVYVRLPNEQLIRAPVHNLSKFPIRRLSITVAINFNEDINKVREVLINVANAYPLVLADPKPRVTVSAFGESSIEILFALWCKQSNYLQVKDEIHELIRNRFVERHIEIPVPKIGFVDRPDTHVTSTRDEDVDTYANEQEVKLEKKQDKRL